In one window of Fibrobacter sp. DNA:
- the groES gene encoding co-chaperone GroES: protein MIKPLADRIVVKPAEAEQKTSSGLFIPDNAKEKPMQGKVVAVGPGRKTEAGETVAMEVKVGDVVIYGKYSGTEISVDGENYLIIKESDIFATL from the coding sequence ATGATCAAGCCTTTAGCAGATCGAATCGTTGTAAAGCCGGCCGAAGCCGAACAGAAGACCTCCTCCGGTCTCTTCATCCCGGATAACGCAAAGGAAAAGCCGATGCAGGGTAAGGTTGTAGCTGTTGGCCCGGGTCGCAAGACTGAAGCTGGCGAAACTGTCGCTATGGAAGTCAAGGTTGGCGACGTGGTTATCTACGGCAAGTACAGCGGCACCGAAATCTCCGTCGATGGCGAAAACTACCTGATCATCAAGGAATCCGACATCTTCGCTACTCTGTAA